GCCTCCACCTAAAGAGAAAGCAAAACAGGAATGAACCCttactatttttttatcattcatcAGTAAAAGCAAATTTTATGGAGACCAAAAATTGTATCATACCTGCTCAGCTAAGAATTCGCCTTCAATGAAATCCGTCAACTGCACATCATGGTTCCGCACGGCTACCTGTTTACCAAAGCCTTCACTATTAGCACTTCAAACAAAACTGTTTACCATCATTTTAGAAACATGCAAAATGTAAAAGCAACAGTCTGTTAAACAACGTTTTTGCCCAATAATTTCGTAAACCTAACTAATGAGACCCTAGACcctattaatatgtttaaatcaaaattcataagtCCAAATAGAAAACAGGACAAAATAATTTacatctatgtatatatatagacagAGAGAGTCTCACATTACGTAGGTTAAAGAGCTTTTCACTTGTTAGTTTCTCCAGGGACAAGGCAAGCTCCATTGCTGAACCAAAGAATTAGATACAATTAGCTTCAATCACATATACCATGCTAATTTGACTAATATGACATTGTCATGCAGTACAATTCAGCATGAAGAAAGACAACGGGGTGATTAATGAACAAAATTCAAAATACTTCAAGTGAATGTTCAAGAAATATCTCTTCCCACCAACCATACAAATTTACAAACGTACTCCCATGGTTACTATATATCTCATTGTATTGTTACACGTGGATATGTAGTATCTGAAGGTAGAAAAAGAAGGCAACCAAATAAGAAATGAAAGCACTGTTTACCAAACCAAACACAAACCTAGCTTTGGTAATATCAACTTACCGTATAATGCATCTCCTTTCTCTGCATGATCAAACTCAGAGAGGGGCATCACTATGGACTGCAGCTTCACTTTTCCACCTCGTTTGTTCTGATAACAAtagaaagacaaaaaaaaaaacccaatttggGAAACAATGACATAAACAAAAGAATAGCAAAAAgtaagcaaaaacaaaaaataaataaaaacggaAAACCCTTTCATGACAGTTTTCTTATaatccaaaatagaaaatttctaaataaattgtaactctaattttttttatcgagGTACATAAATAGAATACATAATTAGGATGATGATGATACAtacaatttcaaaagtaaaatcaCATACTGTGATCTAAGCAAAATGAATAGAAAACCTGGTATTCCATAAATTTCTCAGCATGTTCTCTCTCTTCTAAACTCGATTCCTTGAAGAACCTATTACGAGGAAGGCTGATGTCAGCTTAACACCGAAAAGGGGAGCTAAAAGGGCTCAGCAAAATCAAGAATTTTCAACAAGAATTACTTGGCAAGACCCTTGAGTGCAACGTTGTCCCTATCGAAGTAAGCAAACATAGCATGATACACATAGGAAACATTGTATTCGACACTGCCAAATGCACCAGACATTAGTAAATATCGACACGATCACGAAATCATTCAGAATTCATTcttaaaaatctaaaaagaaaagatCCCACTTGATTTGTTCGTTGATGGAAGCTTCACAGTCATCAGTAAACTTTTGGCGAGCCAGAGAAAGTTGAGGCACGGAGGGGACAAGATCAAGTTCCTTTTTCACTTCCACAAAGGGCTGGAAAACAACACCACTTAGTGGCTTGTGGTTGGCTCCTTTGGCTGCACAAACTACAAGAGACCCAGGTCCATTTCTTAGAGAAGATAGCTGATGATTAatcgaagaagaaaaagaggaaaaCAGGGCACCCTGATTTTCCAGTTgaggatttaacgaagaaaaagTTGGAACAGCTTTCAGCAACATGGcgcaaaaaagaagaaaaagaaacccAAGCTTTtgatgaaaaggaaaaaaaggaaaacagAGTTTTTCAAATGCAAACAGCGGAAGAAGCAGCAGAAAGGAAAGAGAGGTGAGATCAGGAAAGCAAAGGAAAAGCGTGAGAGAGGGATGGGATGAAACGTGGAGGGTGAAGATGAGGACGTGGAGGGAAGGGAGCGTGGCAGGCAGGCAGGCGGGCAGGTTCGTCACTCGAGGTTGATTTGGAGTTATCTTTGTTTACTGTGAAATAGTTCACAGGGAATTTCGTATTTGTGATCCTGGAAAGCCACCTTTCCTTTATAATTATTGCAGCAATCTTCTTTTAATCTCAGAGTCTTCCTTGTTTAGTCCCTAGTCTATCTCTACTTTGAGAATAGTTAAAACGTTTTCTATAAGTCTTTTTTGTCTGTTCTGTACTTTAAGAGTCTTTTTTGTCTGTTCTATAGGAGTCTATAATACTTTATGGATTATCTTAGAAGTCATGATGGATAgagctaaaaaaatttaaaaaaaaaaaagttagggaatggacaattatttataaaaaatttaataaagaaaaagtaTCTAATTAAAGATTTTTGAATATATCTGTTCAAGCACTATCTTATCCTAATTAAGGATATTAAAATCTTTACTCAGAGctgaaatattattttcatttttagagtCGATATGCATAGTATGACTGcaaattttatctttatataaaCAATTTGTTTCTTCTATAAAATTTATCTTTGGTACCTAAAACCTTCTGTTATCTTTTACGTCTTTTCTCTCAAAGGCCTAAAACCTTCTCTCAAAGGCCTAAAGTCTCACTCAGACATAAGCAGGCAATAGAAAGACGAAATAACAGATAtatggttttaaaataaatatccaTGAAATAATCTGAGTTGTAAATAAAAGATAAAGACTTACAATGAATACTACGATATTATTTCTCCAAAAATCGTTACTCaaacgctctgataccaattacaGGAAGTGTTAGGAAAATACTGAAGACTATTAGAAATTTATATAGAGATTGaattactaaaatctattttatatagagATTGGGATGAGATTGAATAAGAATATATGgatattaaggagataaacaatcttcttgatatattTCGGTATTTTATTAATAAAGGGAAAAATATTCCCATTGTGAATAAAGTATTTAGACTATGTTTATATAGTAAAGCTAGACAAATATTACCActagaaatttttataaaaataaatgaagcTATTTGCAAACAACAAGCTCAATTTCAAAAAGATTTACTATTATATAATTATCAGAATTACTAAAATTATCTTCTAAATTTTTGAACAACCAATGATTTGTTTCTAGTTGTTTAATCTGCTCTTTTCTTTATGGTGTAAAATTTTTATCACacacaaatttatgattttctactAATGGTATCTCTATAGAAGATTTTTCTACAGAtaacataataaaatttttatcaatagaaAATGGTAAGTgctgatatataaaattatttcctaataatatatCTCCATGCATTGCAGGAAAACATAATATTTTTGGCATCACAAATCTTACCTTGTTTATGTATATAGGTATATTTCTAGCCTTATATTGAATTATGATATCATTACCATCTATTCCTATTGCTTTTATAGGATGTTTCATAGGTTCCCATTTTTCTACAAGAATGGCATTCTTTCTACAACTACTGGTTGTAGCACCTGTATCTAATAAAGCAtgtaaagaatatgttttatattctctaaattgagatgtaatttcaatatatgtataatatttcctGGAtgggaaatttgaaaatgtaattacATCATTTTTACCAACTTTCATTTGTTGAATGATTGTTGATACTTGTAATTCTTCCATTCTAGTGTTTCCAGAATTTCTACTTCGTTCTATAGGAAAAATAGGTATATGAACTGTTTTCATTCCTA
The genomic region above belongs to Gossypium hirsutum isolate 1008001.06 chromosome D05, Gossypium_hirsutum_v2.1, whole genome shotgun sequence and contains:
- the LOC107904058 gene encoding ferritin-3, chloroplastic-like → MLLKAVPTFSSLNPQLENQGALFSSFSSSINHQLSSLRNGPGSLVVCAAKGANHKPLSGVVFQPFVEVKKELDLVPSVPQLSLARQKFTDDCEASINEQINVEYNVSYVYHAMFAYFDRDNVALKGLAKFFKESSLEEREHAEKFMEYQNKRGGKVKLQSIVMPLSEFDHAEKGDALYAMELALSLEKLTSEKLFNLRNVAVRNHDVQLTDFIEGEFLAEQVEAIKKISEYVAQLRRVGKGHGVWHFDQMLLHEGEEAIA